In Lacibacter sp. H375, one DNA window encodes the following:
- the gldE gene encoding gliding motility-associated protein GldE gives MDYQHVSTSFVLSIKPVLLAINSQGLTLLVILFLILLFFSFVVSGAEVAFFSLRYKDLNVIKTKPDAPARRIVNLLEEPKVLMASLMAANVIFNLGIIFLTNFLIDEALSLRHNLWWVEFILKATAITALILLFCETLPKVWASQNNIFFAYFASWWIDAIVYPIFKSTGGWLAGYTDGIEKRISKYQKKSSLKSEELDYAIDLMSEDEATVEEKQILKGIQNFSNITVKQVMRSRLDVSGIEYKTPFQDVVKRVQELHYSRVPIYKNNLDEVVGILQTKDLLQHLNDADDFHWQQLMRTPFFVPEQKLIDDLMKEFQQKRIHFAVVVDEFGGTSGIVTMEDVVEEIIGEIKDEFDDDESVNKKIDENNYIFEGRTIVHDMCRTMNLPADTFDKVKGESESLAGLVLELAERLPRVGDVLETGDFQFTIQEVSRNRIEKVKVTIKPLD, from the coding sequence TTGGATTATCAGCACGTCAGCACTTCTTTTGTATTGTCGATTAAGCCTGTGTTACTGGCAATTAACAGCCAGGGGTTAACATTACTGGTTATCCTTTTTCTCATCCTGCTCTTTTTCTCATTTGTTGTAAGTGGTGCAGAAGTAGCATTCTTTTCGCTTCGTTATAAAGATTTGAATGTAATAAAAACAAAACCCGATGCACCTGCACGCCGTATCGTAAACCTGCTTGAAGAACCAAAAGTGTTGATGGCAAGTTTGATGGCTGCAAATGTGATATTCAACCTGGGAATTATTTTTCTCACCAACTTTTTAATTGATGAAGCACTTAGCCTCCGTCACAATTTATGGTGGGTTGAGTTTATTTTAAAAGCAACAGCCATTACTGCATTAATACTTTTGTTTTGTGAAACATTGCCGAAAGTATGGGCATCGCAAAACAATATTTTCTTTGCTTATTTCGCAAGTTGGTGGATCGATGCAATTGTTTATCCCATTTTTAAATCAACAGGTGGATGGTTAGCCGGTTATACTGATGGCATTGAAAAAAGAATATCGAAGTATCAGAAAAAATCTTCTTTAAAATCAGAAGAACTTGATTATGCCATTGACCTGATGAGTGAAGATGAAGCTACGGTTGAAGAAAAACAGATTTTAAAGGGCATTCAGAATTTCAGCAACATCACGGTGAAACAGGTGATGCGTTCACGACTTGATGTGAGTGGCATTGAATATAAAACTCCATTCCAGGATGTAGTGAAACGTGTGCAGGAGTTGCATTACAGTCGTGTGCCGATCTATAAAAATAATCTAGACGAAGTAGTTGGTATTCTTCAAACAAAAGATCTGTTGCAACATCTTAATGATGCTGATGATTTTCATTGGCAGCAACTGATGCGTACTCCGTTCTTTGTGCCTGAGCAAAAACTCATTGATGATCTGATGAAAGAATTTCAACAGAAACGTATTCACTTTGCAGTTGTGGTTGATGAATTTGGCGGCACCAGCGGCATTGTAACAATGGAAGATGTGGTGGAAGAAATTATTGGTGAAATAAAAGATGAGTTTGATGATGATGAAAGCGTGAACAAAAAGATTGATGAGAATAACTACATTTTTGAAGGCAGAACCATTGTGCATGATATGTGCCGCACAATGAATCTTCCTGCCGATACGTTTGATAAAGTGAAAGGTGAGAGTGAATCGCTGGCCGGGCTTGTGTTAGAACTGGCAGAGCGTTTACCAAGAGTTGGTGACGTACTTGAAACGGGCGATTTCCAATTTACTATTCAGGAAGTAAGCCGTAACCGTATTGAAAAAGTAAAAGTGACCATTAAACCCCTTGACTGA
- a CDS encoding single-stranded DNA-binding protein — MRGVNRVMLIGNLGKEPDVQVLEGNIAVAKFPLATTETFKDRTGKLVSQTEWHTVVLWRGLAELAQKYLHKGSLVYIEGRLKTRSWEDKEGVKKYATEVVGDNLIMLDKRADGMGKPDSPEQIGGYHGDDLPPIGEPSADLPF; from the coding sequence ATGCGAGGAGTTAACCGTGTGATGCTTATTGGCAACCTTGGAAAAGAACCTGACGTTCAGGTTTTAGAAGGTAACATTGCCGTTGCTAAATTTCCATTAGCTACAACTGAAACGTTTAAAGACCGCACCGGAAAACTGGTGAGCCAAACAGAATGGCACACTGTAGTTCTCTGGAGAGGGCTTGCAGAGTTAGCACAGAAATACCTGCACAAAGGAAGCCTTGTTTATATTGAAGGACGTTTGAAAACACGTAGTTGGGAAGACAAAGAAGGCGTTAAGAAATATGCAACTGAAGTTGTGGGTGACAATCTCATCATGCTTGATAAGAGAGCTGATGGTATGGGAAAACCCGATTCGCCGGAACAAATAGGTGGTTATCATGGCGACGATTTGCCACCAATTGGAGAACCAAGTGCCGACCTTCCATTTTAG